Proteins encoded in a region of the Zea mays cultivar B73 chromosome 4, Zm-B73-REFERENCE-NAM-5.0, whole genome shotgun sequence genome:
- the LOC100273634 gene encoding Aspartic proteinase-like protein 1 precursor: MRFPFLFALQLVALAAAASAAEVAVTRSSRMVHRLSDEARLEVGPRVGWWPQRGSGEYYRALVRSDIQRQKRRLAVLSLSKGGSTFSPGNDLGWLYYAWVDVGTPATSFLVALDTGSDLFWVPCDCIQCAPLSGYRGNLDRDLRIYRPAESTTSRHLPCSHELCQSVPGCTNPKQPCPYNIDYFSENTTSSGLLIEDTLHLNYREDHVPVNASVIIGCGQKQSGDYLDGIAPDGLLGLGMADISVPSFLARAGLVQNSFSMCFKEDSSGRIFFGDQGVPSQQSTPFVPLYGKLQTYAVNVDKSCIGHKCLEGTSFKALVDSGTSFTSLPFDVYKAFTMEFDKQMNATRVPYEDTTWKYCYSASPLEMPDVPTITLTFAADKSLQAVNPILPFNDKQGALAGFCLAVLPSTEPIGIIAQNFLVGYHVVFDRESMKLGWYRSECRYVEDSTTVPLGPSQHDSPEDPLPSNEQQTSPAVTPATAGTAPLSCATTNLQMLLASSYPLLLLTMSSVFFVS; the protein is encoded by the exons ATGCGCTTCCCGTTCCTTTTCGCCCTCCAGCTGGTCGCCTTGGCGGCGGCAGCGTCGGCGGCCGAGGTCGCGGTGACGCGCTCTTCGAGGATGGTGCACCGTCTGTCAGACGAGGCCCGGCTGGAGGTGGGCCCGCGTGTGGGGTGGTGGCCGCAGCGAGGAAGCGGGGAGTACTACCGCGCGCTAGTGAGGAGCGATATCCAGCGGCAGAAGCGGCGGCTCGCGGTCCTCTCGCTCTCAAAGGGCGGCAGCACCTTCTCCCCGGGCAACGACTTAGGCTG GCTATATTACGCTTGGGTGGATGTTGGGACGCCTGCTACCTCCTTTTTGGTTGCATTGGATACTGGTAGTGACCTTTTCTGGGTTCCCTGTGACTGTATCCAGTGTGCTCCCTTGTCTGGCTACCGTGGAAATCTG GATAGAGATCTTAGAATATACAGGCCTGCTGAATCGACAACAAGTCGGCATCTTCCTTGCAGCCATGAGCTATGCCAATCGGTTCCAGGCTGCACAAACCCAAAGCAGCCTTGCCCATACAACATTGACTACTTTTCAGAAAATACTACCAGCTCTGGTTTGCTAATTGAGGATACACTACACTTGAACTACAGGGAGGACCATGTACCCGTGAATGCTTCAGTTATTATTGG CTGTGGTCAAAAGCAAAGTGGTGATTATCTGGATGGTATTGCACCGGATGGACTCCTTGGCCTTGGAATGGCAGATATTTCAGTTCCTAGTTTCCTTGCTAGAGCTGGACTAGTTCAGAATTCCTTCTCGATGTGCTTTAAGGAAGATAGTTCTGGGAGAATTTTCTTTGGAGACCAAGGAGTGCCCTCTCAACAGTCTACACCGTTTGTTCCTCTGTATGGCAAACT TCAAACTTATGCTGTTAATGTCGACAAATCTTGTATTGGACATAAATGTCTTGAGGGTACTAGCTTCAAGGCTTTAGTCGATAGTGGAACATCATTTACTTCTCTTCCTTTCGACGTTTACAAGGCTTTCACAATGGAG TTTGACAAACAAATGAATGCTACAAGGGTGCCTTATGAAGACACTACCTGGAAATATTGCTACAGTGCTAG TCCTCTTGAGATGCCTGATGTGCCAACCATAACCCTGACATTTGCTGCGGACAAGAGCTTGCAAGCTGTTAATCCTATCTTGCCATTTAATGACAAACAG GGGGCACTTGCCGGGTTCTGCTTAGCTGTGCTGCCATCAACAGAACCCATTGGAATTATTGCCC AGAATTTCCTGGTTGGATACCATGTTGTTTTCGACAGAGAAAGCATGAAGCTGGGCTGGTACCGCTCCGAAT GTCGCTACGTTGAGGACAGCACGACAGTGCCGTTGGGCCCATCGCAGCACGACAGTCCAGAGGACCCGTTGCCGTCGAACGAGCAGCAGACTTCCCCGGCCGTGACGCCTGCGACGGCAGGCACGGCTCCGCTCTCCTGTGCGACGACGAATCTGCAGATGCTCCTTGCTAGCTCTTACCCATTGCTGTTGCTGACGATGTCGAGTGTGTTCTTCGTCTCGTGA
- the LOC100273634 gene encoding aspartic proteinase-like protein 1 isoform X3, with translation MLGRLLPPFWLHWILVVTFSGFPVTVSSVLPCLATVEIWCSIINGASIMQDRDLRIYRPAESTTSRHLPCSHELCQSVPGCTNPKQPCPYNIDYFSENTTSSGLLIEDTLHLNYREDHVPVNASVIIGCGQKQSGDYLDGIAPDGLLGLGMADISVPSFLARAGLVQNSFSMCFKEDSSGRIFFGDQGVPSQQSTPFVPLYGKLQTYAVNVDKSCIGHKCLEGTSFKALVDSGTSFTSLPFDVYKAFTMEFDKQMNATRVPYEDTTWKYCYSASPLEMPDVPTITLTFAADKSLQAVNPILPFNDKQGALAGFCLAVLPSTEPIGIIAQNFLVGYHVVFDRESMKLGWYRSECRYVEDSTTVPLGPSQHDSPEDPLPSNEQQTSPAVTPATAGTAPLSCATTNLQMLLASSYPLLLLTMSSVFFVS, from the exons ATGTTGGGACGCCTGCTACCTCCTTTTTGGTTGCATTGGATACTGGTAGTGACCTTTTCTGGGTTCCCTGTGACTGTATCCAGTGTGCTCCCTTGTCTGGCTACCGTGGAAATCTG GTGCTCCATCATAAATGGAGCATCTATTATGCAGGATAGAGATCTTAGAATATACAGGCCTGCTGAATCGACAACAAGTCGGCATCTTCCTTGCAGCCATGAGCTATGCCAATCGGTTCCAGGCTGCACAAACCCAAAGCAGCCTTGCCCATACAACATTGACTACTTTTCAGAAAATACTACCAGCTCTGGTTTGCTAATTGAGGATACACTACACTTGAACTACAGGGAGGACCATGTACCCGTGAATGCTTCAGTTATTATTGG CTGTGGTCAAAAGCAAAGTGGTGATTATCTGGATGGTATTGCACCGGATGGACTCCTTGGCCTTGGAATGGCAGATATTTCAGTTCCTAGTTTCCTTGCTAGAGCTGGACTAGTTCAGAATTCCTTCTCGATGTGCTTTAAGGAAGATAGTTCTGGGAGAATTTTCTTTGGAGACCAAGGAGTGCCCTCTCAACAGTCTACACCGTTTGTTCCTCTGTATGGCAAACT TCAAACTTATGCTGTTAATGTCGACAAATCTTGTATTGGACATAAATGTCTTGAGGGTACTAGCTTCAAGGCTTTAGTCGATAGTGGAACATCATTTACTTCTCTTCCTTTCGACGTTTACAAGGCTTTCACAATGGAG TTTGACAAACAAATGAATGCTACAAGGGTGCCTTATGAAGACACTACCTGGAAATATTGCTACAGTGCTAG TCCTCTTGAGATGCCTGATGTGCCAACCATAACCCTGACATTTGCTGCGGACAAGAGCTTGCAAGCTGTTAATCCTATCTTGCCATTTAATGACAAACAG GGGGCACTTGCCGGGTTCTGCTTAGCTGTGCTGCCATCAACAGAACCCATTGGAATTATTGCCC AGAATTTCCTGGTTGGATACCATGTTGTTTTCGACAGAGAAAGCATGAAGCTGGGCTGGTACCGCTCCGAAT GTCGCTACGTTGAGGACAGCACGACAGTGCCGTTGGGCCCATCGCAGCACGACAGTCCAGAGGACCCGTTGCCGTCGAACGAGCAGCAGACTTCCCCGGCCGTGACGCCTGCGACGGCAGGCACGGCTCCGCTCTCCTGTGCGACGACGAATCTGCAGATGCTCCTTGCTAGCTCTTACCCATTGCTGTTGCTGACGATGTCGAGTGTGTTCTTCGTCTCGTGA
- the LOC100279435 gene encoding uncharacterized protein LOC100279435 (The RefSeq protein has 1 substitution compared to this genomic sequence) encodes MLGAYVRLHAPHRDQVRVCPPAVVGLQLGRPDAVEGHGRRGVAAGSVMGASPRLRRLLPRGLGPPQAAAPRPGPPRQSPSPSPSPSAAAGSPPHAALLHRGESRGLSGSADPDKFYKYFSKILLKFIKIRMI; translated from the coding sequence ATGCTCGGCGCCTATGTCCGCCTCCACGCTCCTCACCGAGACCAGGTACGGGTCTGCCCACCTGCCGTCGTGGGCCTGCAGCTGGGCCGGCCCGACGCGGTAGAGGGCCACGGCCGCCGGGGCGTAGCAGCCGGCAGTGTTATGGGGGCCAGTCCACGGCTCCGCCGCCTTCTTCCCCGTGGGCTGGGCCCTCCGCAGGCCGCAGCACCACGACCGGGTCCACCTCGCCAgtcaccgtcaccgtcaccgtcacCTTCTGCTGCAGCCGGTTCACCTCCACATGCTGCACTCCTGCACAGGGGCGAATCTAGGGGGTTATCGGGGTCAGCCGACCCCGATAAATTTTATAAATATTTTAGCAAAATACTGTTAAAGTTCATAAAAATTTGTATGATATAG
- the LOC100273634 gene encoding aspartic proteinase-like protein 1 isoform X2 — protein sequence MLGRLLPPFWLHWILVVTFSGFPVTVSSVLPCLATVEIWCSIINGASIMQDRDLRIYRPAESTTSRHLPCSHELCQSVPGCTNPKQPCPYNIDYFSENTTSSGLLIEDTLHLNYREDHVPVNASVIIGCGQKQSGDYLDGIAPDGLLGLGMADISVPSFLARAGLVQNSFSMCFKEDSSGRIFFGDQGVPSQQSTPFVPLYGKLQTYAVNVDKSCIGHKCLEGTSFKALVDSGTSFTSLPFDVYKAFTMEFDKQMNATRVPYEDTTWKYCYSASPLEMPDVPTITLTFAADKSLQAVNPILPFNDKQGALAGFCLAVLPSTEPIGIIARKSPNVTTRFVLLVFSVHTYCKFPNAENFLVGYHVVFDRESMKLGWYRSECRYVEDSTTVPLGPSQHDSPEDPLPSNEQQTSPAVTPATAGTAPLSCATTNLQMLLASSYPLLLLTMSSVFFVS from the exons ATGTTGGGACGCCTGCTACCTCCTTTTTGGTTGCATTGGATACTGGTAGTGACCTTTTCTGGGTTCCCTGTGACTGTATCCAGTGTGCTCCCTTGTCTGGCTACCGTGGAAATCTG GTGCTCCATCATAAATGGAGCATCTATTATGCAGGATAGAGATCTTAGAATATACAGGCCTGCTGAATCGACAACAAGTCGGCATCTTCCTTGCAGCCATGAGCTATGCCAATCGGTTCCAGGCTGCACAAACCCAAAGCAGCCTTGCCCATACAACATTGACTACTTTTCAGAAAATACTACCAGCTCTGGTTTGCTAATTGAGGATACACTACACTTGAACTACAGGGAGGACCATGTACCCGTGAATGCTTCAGTTATTATTGG CTGTGGTCAAAAGCAAAGTGGTGATTATCTGGATGGTATTGCACCGGATGGACTCCTTGGCCTTGGAATGGCAGATATTTCAGTTCCTAGTTTCCTTGCTAGAGCTGGACTAGTTCAGAATTCCTTCTCGATGTGCTTTAAGGAAGATAGTTCTGGGAGAATTTTCTTTGGAGACCAAGGAGTGCCCTCTCAACAGTCTACACCGTTTGTTCCTCTGTATGGCAAACT TCAAACTTATGCTGTTAATGTCGACAAATCTTGTATTGGACATAAATGTCTTGAGGGTACTAGCTTCAAGGCTTTAGTCGATAGTGGAACATCATTTACTTCTCTTCCTTTCGACGTTTACAAGGCTTTCACAATGGAG TTTGACAAACAAATGAATGCTACAAGGGTGCCTTATGAAGACACTACCTGGAAATATTGCTACAGTGCTAG TCCTCTTGAGATGCCTGATGTGCCAACCATAACCCTGACATTTGCTGCGGACAAGAGCTTGCAAGCTGTTAATCCTATCTTGCCATTTAATGACAAACAG GGGGCACTTGCCGGGTTCTGCTTAGCTGTGCTGCCATCAACAGAACCCATTGGAATTATTGCCCGTAAGTCTCCAAATGTAACTACGCGGTTTGTTCTTTTGGTATTTAGTGTTCATACATACTGTAAATTTCCAAATGCAGAGAATTTCCTGGTTGGATACCATGTTGTTTTCGACAGAGAAAGCATGAAGCTGGGCTGGTACCGCTCCGAAT GTCGCTACGTTGAGGACAGCACGACAGTGCCGTTGGGCCCATCGCAGCACGACAGTCCAGAGGACCCGTTGCCGTCGAACGAGCAGCAGACTTCCCCGGCCGTGACGCCTGCGACGGCAGGCACGGCTCCGCTCTCCTGTGCGACGACGAATCTGCAGATGCTCCTTGCTAGCTCTTACCCATTGCTGTTGCTGACGATGTCGAGTGTGTTCTTCGTCTCGTGA
- the LOC100273634 gene encoding aspartic proteinase-like protein 1 isoform X1, giving the protein MRFPFLFALQLVALAAAASAAEVAVTRSSRMVHRLSDEARLEVGPRVGWWPQRGSGEYYRALVRSDIQRQKRRLAVLSLSKGGSTFSPGNDLGWLYYAWVDVGTPATSFLVALDTGSDLFWVPCDCIQCAPLSGYRGNLDRDLRIYRPAESTTSRHLPCSHELCQSVPGCTNPKQPCPYNIDYFSENTTSSGLLIEDTLHLNYREDHVPVNASVIIGCGQKQSGDYLDGIAPDGLLGLGMADISVPSFLARAGLVQNSFSMCFKEDSSGRIFFGDQGVPSQQSTPFVPLYGKLQTYAVNVDKSCIGHKCLEGTSFKALVDSGTSFTSLPFDVYKAFTMEFDKQMNATRVPYEDTTWKYCYSASPLEMPDVPTITLTFAADKSLQAVNPILPFNDKQGALAGFCLAVLPSTEPIGIIARKSPNVTTRFVLLVFSVHTYCKFPNAENFLVGYHVVFDRESMKLGWYRSECRYVEDSTTVPLGPSQHDSPEDPLPSNEQQTSPAVTPATAGTAPLSCATTNLQMLLASSYPLLLLTMSSVFFVS; this is encoded by the exons ATGCGCTTCCCGTTCCTTTTCGCCCTCCAGCTGGTCGCCTTGGCGGCGGCAGCGTCGGCGGCCGAGGTCGCGGTGACGCGCTCTTCGAGGATGGTGCACCGTCTGTCAGACGAGGCCCGGCTGGAGGTGGGCCCGCGTGTGGGGTGGTGGCCGCAGCGAGGAAGCGGGGAGTACTACCGCGCGCTAGTGAGGAGCGATATCCAGCGGCAGAAGCGGCGGCTCGCGGTCCTCTCGCTCTCAAAGGGCGGCAGCACCTTCTCCCCGGGCAACGACTTAGGCTG GCTATATTACGCTTGGGTGGATGTTGGGACGCCTGCTACCTCCTTTTTGGTTGCATTGGATACTGGTAGTGACCTTTTCTGGGTTCCCTGTGACTGTATCCAGTGTGCTCCCTTGTCTGGCTACCGTGGAAATCTG GATAGAGATCTTAGAATATACAGGCCTGCTGAATCGACAACAAGTCGGCATCTTCCTTGCAGCCATGAGCTATGCCAATCGGTTCCAGGCTGCACAAACCCAAAGCAGCCTTGCCCATACAACATTGACTACTTTTCAGAAAATACTACCAGCTCTGGTTTGCTAATTGAGGATACACTACACTTGAACTACAGGGAGGACCATGTACCCGTGAATGCTTCAGTTATTATTGG CTGTGGTCAAAAGCAAAGTGGTGATTATCTGGATGGTATTGCACCGGATGGACTCCTTGGCCTTGGAATGGCAGATATTTCAGTTCCTAGTTTCCTTGCTAGAGCTGGACTAGTTCAGAATTCCTTCTCGATGTGCTTTAAGGAAGATAGTTCTGGGAGAATTTTCTTTGGAGACCAAGGAGTGCCCTCTCAACAGTCTACACCGTTTGTTCCTCTGTATGGCAAACT TCAAACTTATGCTGTTAATGTCGACAAATCTTGTATTGGACATAAATGTCTTGAGGGTACTAGCTTCAAGGCTTTAGTCGATAGTGGAACATCATTTACTTCTCTTCCTTTCGACGTTTACAAGGCTTTCACAATGGAG TTTGACAAACAAATGAATGCTACAAGGGTGCCTTATGAAGACACTACCTGGAAATATTGCTACAGTGCTAG TCCTCTTGAGATGCCTGATGTGCCAACCATAACCCTGACATTTGCTGCGGACAAGAGCTTGCAAGCTGTTAATCCTATCTTGCCATTTAATGACAAACAG GGGGCACTTGCCGGGTTCTGCTTAGCTGTGCTGCCATCAACAGAACCCATTGGAATTATTGCCCGTAAGTCTCCAAATGTAACTACGCGGTTTGTTCTTTTGGTATTTAGTGTTCATACATACTGTAAATTTCCAAATGCAGAGAATTTCCTGGTTGGATACCATGTTGTTTTCGACAGAGAAAGCATGAAGCTGGGCTGGTACCGCTCCGAAT GTCGCTACGTTGAGGACAGCACGACAGTGCCGTTGGGCCCATCGCAGCACGACAGTCCAGAGGACCCGTTGCCGTCGAACGAGCAGCAGACTTCCCCGGCCGTGACGCCTGCGACGGCAGGCACGGCTCCGCTCTCCTGTGCGACGACGAATCTGCAGATGCTCCTTGCTAGCTCTTACCCATTGCTGTTGCTGACGATGTCGAGTGTGTTCTTCGTCTCGTGA